CGTAAATGTTCGATTTGTTCACGAACTTCTCTGATTTTGCCGATTTCATTTTTCTCAGATTCCCATTTTGATTTCATCTTGTTGGCTTCTTCTTTATAATCTGCGAGCTCTTTTTGGAGTATTTCCAAACGGCGTTCACTCGCTGGGTCCTTCTCTTCTTTTAGCGCGGCTTCTTCGATTTCTAATTGCATCACTTTACGCGTTACTTCGTCGAGCTCACTTGGCATCGAATCAATTTCCACGCGGATCGTTGCGCACGCTTCATCCACAAGGTCAATCGCTTTATCTGGCAAAAATCTGTCGGTAATATAGCGGTTCGAAAGTGTCGCTGCTGCAACAAGCGCATTATCGTGAATGTTAACCCCATGATGAATTTCAAAACGTTCTTTTAGTCCCCGTAAAATGGAAACTGTATCTTCGACGGTTGGTTCAGGAACAAGCACTTTTTGGAATCTCCGTTCAAGTGCTGGATCTTTTTCAATGTATTGACGGTATTCGTCGAGTGTTGTAGCGCCAATACAGTGAAGTTCCCCGCGGGCAAGCATTGGTTTTAGCATATTTCCCGCATCCATCGCGCCATCTGTTTTACCAGCGCCAACGATCGTATGGATTTCATCGATAAATAGTAAAATCTCGCCATCGCTGTCTTTTACTTCTTGTAAAACAGCTTTCAAACGTTCTTCAAACTCACCGCGATATTTCGCCCCAGCAAGTAAAGAACCAATATCCAATGAAATAATCGTCTTATCTTTCAAGCCTTCTGGTACATCTTTTCTGACAATCCGTTGTGCGAGTCCTTCGACGATCGCTGTTTTACCAACACCTGGTTCTCCGATTAGAACTGGGTTATTTTTAGTTTTACGTGATAAAATGCGAATTACATTACGGATTTCAGCGTCACGACCGATGACTGGATCAATTTTTCCAGTGCGCACTTCGGCAACTAGATCGCGACCATATTTTAATAGTGCTTCATATTGTTCTTCTGCGTTTTGTGTTGTCACTCGTTTTCCTCCTCTTATTTGTAGTATTGCTTCATTCAATTGTTTTTTCGAAATCCCGATTGCCTCGGTGATTGGATTCTTTTTCTGATTCATAATCGCAAGCAATAAATGCTCGGTTGATATATAGTCATCCTCGAGCTTTTGCTGCTCTTTTCCAGCATCCGCAATAAGTTCGTATAAAGATGGACTCATCGCTTGGCCGTATTGCACATTGCTTCCCGTTACACTCGGTAACTTCTCTATTTCCGCTTGCACGACAGCTTGTAGTTTTTTGACATCGACTTCCGCGACCTCATATACTCGCTTCGCAAAATCACTTTGTTCAAGCAATGATGCGAAAATATGTGCCGTATCTATTTGTTGTTGCTTACCCTCAATAGCTAGTTGTTGAGCTGCCGCGATTGTTTCTTGGACCTGTTGTGTAAATTTTTGCATTTCCATAGAATAACGCACCTCTTTTCTAGTTTCTTTCTATTATAAAAGATCAGCCGCAAAAATTCCTCCGCTTTAAGAAGGAGTTTTCGAATCACTGACCTTTACTGACCATATGATTATTATAGACCCTTTTTACATATTTGTCCACACAAAAAAGCTAGATTTTGAGCATTTTTCCTTGGTATACCTCTCGTACAGTCTTATTGTGATGTCCTCATAAATAGCAGAAATTATGATGTAGTAGTACGGATTAACAAACTCCTACTTCAATCCAAAATTCGACATCGATGATAAAAGCATGCAGCAAAGCGCCCATGTTCCCTAAATCTCTAAACCTCCAAAACCCAGAATTCACCAGTAAACCAAAGCGTGCCCGCCAAATGATTAGTTCCTAGGCAAAAGCGAGCACCGAAGCGGAATGTACGATTTGTACATGAGCATCGGAGCACAGCTTTTAACGACGGAAATGATCGTTTGGCGGGCACGCTTTTGATGAATTAGTTGCGGCCGGTGAAAAGCCTTAAAAGAAACAAGAACAAGTTCAAGAAGTCCAAATACAAGCTCAGCGCAAGTACCGGCACATCCTTCATCGTAACATCCCGTTTCATAATCTGATTAAAATCGAATAAAATATACAGCGAGAACAATAACGTCCCTGCTCCTGCAAAAATCGTTGACATCAACGAACCTAGCGGGAAAAAGATCGAAATTAGCGAGATAACAACTAAAATAATCAATGCCGCGAATAATCCTTTTGCCATGAAAGATAAATCAGTTTTCATCTTCGCACCGACAAATCCGAGTACCGTAAAAGTAACCGTTGCCGTTGCAAAGGCCATCAGAACCGCGTTACCAGCTCCTGCGTCCAAATACCATTGCAATGTTGGCGCTAAAACTAAACCTGTTACAAAGGCAAATGCCAATAATAAACCATAGCCTATTTTCGAGGCACTCTTGCTACGGCGTACAAAGATCATCGCGATCAATAACGCAAATTCTAAAACAACAAGCGGTATATAAAACGACATCGGAATCCCGCGACCAATCACCGTCCCAAGCGTCGCCATTACTAAAGAAATGACAAACCAGTTTAGTACCTTTTGCATAATTTCTGCCTTCGTGGCGCCTGTCACTGTTTGTTCTGCACTGCTATACGTATCATTCATCTAATTCTCTCCCATCCATGGATTATGAATTTAGTATACCATGACGAGAATTGCTTGAAAACCTTTCATTTACAAATTCCCCGTTACCTATAAACCAAATTGAGATAAAATCGCACTGCCAAGACCAAACATGGCAACATAATATATTTTTGTGGATTTTCGGACATGCAAATGAACATTATCAATTATTAATAAGATAATGTTGGCGTATTTTATTAGTGTAAAGTAGTAAAGAAACACGTTCATGTTGATTAGATTAAGGTTCTTTTTATATCGTTTCGATCATGCCGAAACCCATACCGCGCATTGAGCCGATACCGCCTTGGACAAAATGATTTAATAAATAAGGTTGGCCGACAAGCTCAAATTTACCGAGCGAGCAAGCAACGTGAAGATTATAACATACAACAACAGTCTTTTTAATGGCTACTTTTTTAAATTGTAATGCCTCGATATCATCTTTTACGTATTCGCCAAATTTATCACGTAATTGAAAATATAGATTTCGTTTTAAAATCGCTTCAAAAGCATCCTCTTCCCACCAATAAAACCAGTCTTTTCTCGTCTCTTTATTATGGTCTCGGCATACAATTGGCGACAGCGTTTTAAATGCGATTCGGTCGGAAACAATCGGTTCTTCACGCACAATTTTAATATCTTTCACTCGAATTTGATTCATTGTTGAAAATGGCAGTAATTTATTCCGCACGTTCATGAGTGCATTGTAATAATTAATACCTAGCTCCGCATCGGCCGTAGCAAAATTGATCACTAATTTTTTCTGTTCTAACTCAATAACAGTCCCGTTAAATACTGGTTTTGGAAGGTATACGGAGAATGTAAAGTTTTTCTGTTTATTACCGCCATACATTTCTTTATACTTTTCCTCATTTGACTTCGATAAACCCGCTTTCATCACGCTGACGACTTTCCGTCTATAATCTGCCGGAATCTTATCCGACGTCAACTCGCAACTAATTTTAAGTCTCATCCCTATCCCCCTCTTGATTGTTTCCATTCAATACTAATATATCACTTTTTTACAAATACATCCAACAGAAGCATCCTCTTCCCTTATCAAAATATCTTTAGTACAATACATACATGAAGCTGTTTAAACAAATAAGCAAAAACGGGGGTACATACATTGGGAAAAGCTGTTTATCATGATATCTATTTAGAGCTGAAAAAAGACATTGAGGAAGACCAATATGCTTTTAAAGAAATGTTGCCAACAGAACAAGTGCTTATCAAGCGCTTCAATTGCAGTCGCAACACTGTTCGTCGAGCTATTTCCGAACTTGCAAAAGATGGTTATATTCAAAGTGTGCGCGGTAAAGGGGTCATGGTCATTCACCGACATGAGTCGATTGAGTTCATGTTTGGCGGCGTGGAAAGCATGAAAGAATCCTTCGTTCGCAACCATAAAACGTTTCAGACCGAGGTCGTTCATTTTGAGGAGTTAACGGTGGATGAGGCGCTGGCTCAAAAAACGATGCTATCGGTCGGTACCGAAGTTTATTATATAAAGCGGCTCCGTTTAGTTGAAGATGAGGCGCTGATTCTTGATGTGAATTATTTTGATCGTTCCGTTGTCCGCGATTTAACACCTGAAAAAGCGGCCGCATCGATTTATGAATATATTGAAGAGGAGCTAAAAGTGAAAATCGTAACTTCGAAGCGCTATATCGTCGTTGAAAAAGCACAAGAAGATGATAAAAAATATCTTGATTTAGCAGGCTATGATTGCCTTGCCGTCGTGAAAAATTACGCGTACGATGCAAATGGCACGATGTTTGAATATACCGAATCGAGACACCGCCCAGATCGGTTTGTATTTTTCGATTCTGCGCAGCGGTTAAAAGGGTAATCCACGAACTCCACTTTCACTCGTTAAAATGTGCCATCAAGTAGCATCCAATAAATCCATTGCAAAACAATCCGATATCACGTTAACACTGCAAGAAAAACAATGAATCGAAACTTTTTAACCCTGAAACCTCGCCTTGGCGGGGTTTCTTTAAATTTGTTTAAACAAATTTAAAGAAAAGGCTTGCATAAGTTGTTTAAACAACTTATAATAAACCTATTGAAAATGAAATCGATTACATTTTATAGTTAGCTCAGAAAGAGGGGAATTTAAAATGGTAAAAGTGACAAAAAAGAACGTCGCGGCGATTATAGCAGCGATTGGTGGCGAAGATAATATTAGCATGGCAACGCACTGTATCTCGCGTCTCCGTTTTCAACTCAAAGATGAATCCATTGTAGACGAAGCCGCGCTGAAAGAAATCGACATCGTTCGCGGAAATTTCAGCTCCAACGGTCAATATCAAGTCGTTATTGGACAAGGAACGGTAGATAAAGCTTACGAAGAACTCGTTCGCCAAACAAATGTCAAAGAAGTTACAACGGCAGAACTCAAAAATGAGAACGCTAAGAAATTAAATCCGCTTCAAAAAATCGTAAAAATGCTAGGTGACGTCTTCATTCCAATTTTGCCAGCGATTGTAGCTAGTGGTCTTTTACTTGGTATTAATAATGTCCTCGTTGGTGTAGGAATTTTTGTGGAAGGTAAATCGCTTGTTGATATGTATCCGAATCTGGCTGGTATTGCTGGCATGATTAGTATGATCGCCGGAACCGCTTTTGCCTTCTTACCAGCACTTGTCGGTTGGTCTGCCGTGAAATATTTTGGTGGAAACCCGCTGATGGGGATCGTTTTAGGGCTTGTCCTCGTGAATCCAGCGCTGATGAGTGCTTATGATATTGGCGTGAAAGAACCTCATTATTGGAATTTCTTCGGACTTGAAATCGCGCAAATTGGCTATCAAGGTCAAGTATTGCCAGTTCTTGTGGCCGCTTGGGTATACGCTTCCATTGAAAAAGCGCTCCGTCGCGTGGTTGCCGATGCCTTCCAATTGCTCGTCGTTGCTCCCGTGACACTTCTCGTGACGAGCGCCCTATCGTTAATCGCGATTGGTCCGATCACATTATGGATTTCCAATTGGATTACAGACGGTATTGTAAGCCTATCAAACGTATCACCGATCATTACAGGCGTCCTATTTGGTGGCTGTTTTGCCCTACTCGTTATCACAGGCATGCATCACGCCTTCCTTGCTGTCAATTTACAACTTATTTCAACAACTGGTAGAACGATGTTTTGGCCTATCCAGGCGCTTTCCGATACCGCACAAGGTTCGGCAGCTCTGGCAATGGCATTCGTAACGCAAGATAAAAAGAACCGCAGCATCGCACTCACATCCGCGCTTTCAGCCTATCTCGGCATCACCGAACCCGCCATGTTTGGAGTCAATTTACGAGCCAAATACGCCTTCGTTTGCTCAATGATCGGCGCAGGACTCGCAGGCGGTTTCATCGCTTACAACGGCGTCATCTCACAATCTATCGGTGTCAGTGGATTATTCTCAATCCTCTCGATCACACGAGCTGGCTGGGGCGCTTACGCAATCGGCATGGTTATCGCAATCGGCGTACCATTTGTACTAACATTCATCATCGGCATGGCAAAACGAAAACAAGGAAATACAGGATTCTAGGAGGATTTTAAACATGAATAACGAATGGTGGCAAAAAGGAACAGTATATCAAATTTACCCGCGTAGTTTTAACGACACGAACGGTGATGGTATCGGTGACATCCGTGGCATTATAGAAAAATTAGATTACCTAGCAAAACTCGGCATTGATTTGCTGTGGCTAACACCAATGTACGTATCACCACAACGCGATAATGGCTATGACATTGCGGACTATTACGCGATGGACCCCCAATACGGAACGATGGCCGATTTTGACGAACTCCTAGAAAAAGCTCATGCCCGTGATTTGAAAATTATGATGGATATGGTGGTTAATCACACGTCCTACCAACATCGCTGGTTCCAAGAAGCGCTAAAAGGAAAGGATAATCCGTATCGCGATTACTATATTTGGAAAGATCCCGCGGCAGACGGCGGACCACCGAATAACTGGCTTTCTAAGTTCAGCGGCTCCGCATGGGAACTAGATACCGCATCTGGTCAGTACTATTTACATCTATATGAAGTCGGCATGCCTGATCTCAATTGGGAAAATCCAAAACTACAAGAGGAAATCTATCAAATGATGGCTTGGTGGGGCGAAAAAGGCATCGATGGTTTCCGTCTAGACGTCATTAACAACATCTCCAAGAATCCTGATTTCCCAAATGATTCGCTTGCTACCGCGCAAGATGATGGTCGTAAATTTTACGTTGACGGGCCACACGTTCACGAATATTTGCACCAAATGAACCGTCGCGTTTTTGATAAGTATCATCACGTCACAGTTGGCGAAATGTCCTCCACTACACCAGAAGAATGTATTAAATACACGAATCCCGAGCGTCAAGAACTTAGCATGGCGTTTAATTTCCACCATATGAAAGTCGATTATCCCGACGGTAAAAAATGGGCCAGCGCAAAATACAAACTCACTGACTTGAAACGCGTGATGGCAGAATGGCAGTTGAAAATGGCAGAGGGTGGCGGTTGGAACGCGCTTTTCTGGACGAATCACGATCAGCCAAGGGCACTCGCACGTTTTGCAGATGACCAAGCCTACCGAGAAAAGAGCGCGAAACTTTTAGCGATTATACTGTTCGGCTTACAAGGAACGACCTATATTTATCAAGGCGAGGAAATCGCGATGACCGATGCGAATTTCACGGATATTTCGCAGTATGACGACGCAGAATCTCGCAATGCCTATAAACAAATGCTCACAGACGGCATTTCAGAAGCTGATGCACTACAAATTCTACGTGAAAAATCGCGTGAAAACTCCCGTATCCCGATGCAATGGAATGACGAAAAGCATCACGGTTTTACAGACGGAGAACCATGGTTAGCGCCCATTCACGAGGATAACTGGACCGTCGAAAAAGCACTCGCTGACCCTGATTCGATCTTCTACACATATCAGCGCCTTATTGCCCTGCGTCGCGACCGTGATATTTTTGCAAATGGTGATTTTAAATTACTCGATGCAAAAAGCGAAATTATTTATGATTACGAGCGTCAATGGAATGGCGAAACAGTAATCGTTGTTGGTAATTTTAGCGCAGAGGAAGTCGCTTGGGAATTGCCTGCACGTCACCACGATAAAACATTACAAATTCTTGAATCCAACTATCCGCGTGAAGATATAACAACCAACTTAGTATTACAACCATACGAAGCTCTAATGATCCACTTATCGTAAACGCACGCTAGCGTATTTAAGATCTCTATCAAAATAAACCTTTACATTCAAAGAGTCGCGTGTTAAGATTACTTCATGCGATGAGCCTACAAGCAGTGTGAAGATTCCACTGCCAACCCCTTAAACATCAATGCTTTGTGGAAGGCAGTTTAAGGGCGCTAGAAAAAGCCAGATGAGCAATCATCTGGCTTTTTCATGTCTGCATTTAAAGCAAACCGCACAATCGCAGTCCCTTTTCAATCCCACCGCTATTATTATCCGCAGTAACGAACTCCGCTTTCTCTTTTAATGCCGGCACCGCGTTCTCCATCGCAATCGCGTGGTCAACCGCCCCGAACATCTCCAAATCATTCATGCCATCTCCAAACGCATAAGTCGGCACATCCTCAAAACCCATCACTTCCAAAAGTTTCGCAATGCCCTGCGCCTTAGAACCACCCTTTGGCACCACATCATTACTAAATGGCGTATTCCGCACAAATTGAAAATAAGGGAAACGCTCTGGGAAATAATCATCACCACTTTCAAGCAATAGCAATAACATATAAATCGGTTCCTTCAAGTAAAGTTCCCCGTCGACCTCAGGGGATTCCTCACCCAAAAAACGATAATGCTTCTCCATAACATCATTTTGCACCGTTGCCCGAATTTTTGCCTCCGTATAAAATGCCATTTCCACACCTTGAGACTTTGCGCCTTCATGTAGCGCCGTAATCTCATCGACATCAATTGGATTCGTGTAAACTTCTTCCCCATCATATAAAACATATTGCCCATTCATCGCGATCACAGACGTCATTTCCGTTGCCAGAAGAACATGTTCAATCTCACACAACGTCCGCCCCGTCGCAATAATTGGCATAACATTTTTCGCGCGTAATTCCTTAAGCGCCCGCACAGAACTCTCCGCCACAACAGATTCACTCGTCAATAGCGTCCCATCCAAATCAAAAAAACAAATCGCTGCTGGTTTCAACTCATCAAATCCCTTCTTCAAACAATATATCCTCTCACAATACCACAAGTTCGATCATCATGCACACGATTGCAGTACCTCATTTCTCCAATCAAAAAAACCGATTGACATCCTATTTGGACACCAACCGGTTCTCACTTACAAATTACTATAATAGACATCGCCAATTTTTAGCATTGCACTAATCGTATTGTACTTCTCG
The sequence above is drawn from the Listeria weihenstephanensis genome and encodes:
- the treR gene encoding trehalose operon repressor, encoding MGKAVYHDIYLELKKDIEEDQYAFKEMLPTEQVLIKRFNCSRNTVRRAISELAKDGYIQSVRGKGVMVIHRHESIEFMFGGVESMKESFVRNHKTFQTEVVHFEELTVDEALAQKTMLSVGTEVYYIKRLRLVEDEALILDVNYFDRSVVRDLTPEKAAASIYEYIEEELKVKIVTSKRYIVVEKAQEDDKKYLDLAGYDCLAVVKNYAYDANGTMFEYTESRHRPDRFVFFDSAQRLKG
- the clpB gene encoding ATP-dependent chaperone ClpB — encoded protein: MEMQKFTQQVQETIAAAQQLAIEGKQQQIDTAHIFASLLEQSDFAKRVYEVAEVDVKKLQAVVQAEIEKLPSVTGSNVQYGQAMSPSLYELIADAGKEQQKLEDDYISTEHLLLAIMNQKKNPITEAIGISKKQLNEAILQIRGGKRVTTQNAEEQYEALLKYGRDLVAEVRTGKIDPVIGRDAEIRNVIRILSRKTKNNPVLIGEPGVGKTAIVEGLAQRIVRKDVPEGLKDKTIISLDIGSLLAGAKYRGEFEERLKAVLQEVKDSDGEILLFIDEIHTIVGAGKTDGAMDAGNMLKPMLARGELHCIGATTLDEYRQYIEKDPALERRFQKVLVPEPTVEDTVSILRGLKERFEIHHGVNIHDNALVAAATLSNRYITDRFLPDKAIDLVDEACATIRVEIDSMPSELDEVTRKVMQLEIEEAALKEEKDPASERRLEILQKELADYKEEANKMKSKWESEKNEIGKIREVREQIEHLRHELEEAENNYDLNKAAELRHGRIPEVEKELAALEEENREKTENEDRLLQEEVTENEIADIVGRWTGIPVNKLVEGEREKLLKLADSLKEKVIGQENAVQLVSDAVIRARAGIKDPRRPIGSFIFLGPTGVGKTELAKALAFNLFDAEDHMIRIDMSEYMEKHAVSRLVGAPPGYIGYEEGGQLTEAVRRNPYSIILLDEIEKAHPDVFNILLQVLDDGRITDSQGRLIDFKNTVIIMTSNIGSTMLLERTVNGEISEKLEEDVLEVLQASFKPEFLNRVDDIILFKPLTLENIKGIVEKVVAELEARLAGQEMKITMTDEAKEFIAEEAYDPVYGARPLKRYITRQIETPLAREIVAGNILPHSEVAITLKDGAFDFDIVNN
- a CDS encoding Cof-type HAD-IIB family hydrolase → MKPAAICFFDLDGTLLTSESVVAESSVRALKELRAKNVMPIIATGRTLCEIEHVLLATEMTSVIAMNGQYVLYDGEEVYTNPIDVDEITALHEGAKSQGVEMAFYTEAKIRATVQNDVMEKHYRFLGEESPEVDGELYLKEPIYMLLLLLESGDDYFPERFPYFQFVRNTPFSNDVVPKGGSKAQGIAKLLEVMGFEDVPTYAFGDGMNDLEMFGAVDHAIAMENAVPALKEKAEFVTADNNSGGIEKGLRLCGLL
- a CDS encoding Bax inhibitor-1 family protein → MNDTYSSAEQTVTGATKAEIMQKVLNWFVISLVMATLGTVIGRGIPMSFYIPLVVLEFALLIAMIFVRRSKSASKIGYGLLLAFAFVTGLVLAPTLQWYLDAGAGNAVLMAFATATVTFTVLGFVGAKMKTDLSFMAKGLFAALIILVVISLISIFFPLGSLMSTIFAGAGTLLFSLYILFDFNQIMKRDVTMKDVPVLALSLYLDFLNLFLFLLRLFTGRN
- a CDS encoding alpha,alpha-phosphotrehalase; the protein is MNNEWWQKGTVYQIYPRSFNDTNGDGIGDIRGIIEKLDYLAKLGIDLLWLTPMYVSPQRDNGYDIADYYAMDPQYGTMADFDELLEKAHARDLKIMMDMVVNHTSYQHRWFQEALKGKDNPYRDYYIWKDPAADGGPPNNWLSKFSGSAWELDTASGQYYLHLYEVGMPDLNWENPKLQEEIYQMMAWWGEKGIDGFRLDVINNISKNPDFPNDSLATAQDDGRKFYVDGPHVHEYLHQMNRRVFDKYHHVTVGEMSSTTPEECIKYTNPERQELSMAFNFHHMKVDYPDGKKWASAKYKLTDLKRVMAEWQLKMAEGGGWNALFWTNHDQPRALARFADDQAYREKSAKLLAIILFGLQGTTYIYQGEEIAMTDANFTDISQYDDAESRNAYKQMLTDGISEADALQILREKSRENSRIPMQWNDEKHHGFTDGEPWLAPIHEDNWTVEKALADPDSIFYTYQRLIALRRDRDIFANGDFKLLDAKSEIIYDYERQWNGETVIVVGNFSAEEVAWELPARHHDKTLQILESNYPREDITTNLVLQPYEALMIHLS
- the cas6 gene encoding CRISPR-associated endoribonuclease Cas6 — its product is MRLKISCELTSDKIPADYRRKVVSVMKAGLSKSNEEKYKEMYGGNKQKNFTFSVYLPKPVFNGTVIELEQKKLVINFATADAELGINYYNALMNVRNKLLPFSTMNQIRVKDIKIVREEPIVSDRIAFKTLSPIVCRDHNKETRKDWFYWWEEDAFEAILKRNLYFQLRDKFGEYVKDDIEALQFKKVAIKKTVVVCYNLHVACSLGKFELVGQPYLLNHFVQGGIGSMRGMGFGMIETI
- the treB gene encoding PTS trehalose transporter subunit IIBC — translated: MVKVTKKNVAAIIAAIGGEDNISMATHCISRLRFQLKDESIVDEAALKEIDIVRGNFSSNGQYQVVIGQGTVDKAYEELVRQTNVKEVTTAELKNENAKKLNPLQKIVKMLGDVFIPILPAIVASGLLLGINNVLVGVGIFVEGKSLVDMYPNLAGIAGMISMIAGTAFAFLPALVGWSAVKYFGGNPLMGIVLGLVLVNPALMSAYDIGVKEPHYWNFFGLEIAQIGYQGQVLPVLVAAWVYASIEKALRRVVADAFQLLVVAPVTLLVTSALSLIAIGPITLWISNWITDGIVSLSNVSPIITGVLFGGCFALLVITGMHHAFLAVNLQLISTTGRTMFWPIQALSDTAQGSAALAMAFVTQDKKNRSIALTSALSAYLGITEPAMFGVNLRAKYAFVCSMIGAGLAGGFIAYNGVISQSIGVSGLFSILSITRAGWGAYAIGMVIAIGVPFVLTFIIGMAKRKQGNTGF